The Fimbriimonas ginsengisoli Gsoil 348 genome window below encodes:
- a CDS encoding DUF4118 domain-containing protein, which produces MVAQVESFDLASERWSPMEASKEHDSKPWGWRAVSPYIETVLLICILTYVRQLAAGILEDRARYTLFFIAPCYSVWRGGLISGCLALVATCYIGTYFFLPPDRTHAIEDIGDALSMLLYLGVGLVIVLLGEKERAERRQVLERDKELVIAHAQLAEANEKLEQAVARRTAQLEELRQWAADEL; this is translated from the coding sequence ATGGTGGCGCAGGTCGAATCGTTCGACCTGGCGAGCGAGCGATGGAGCCCGATGGAAGCAAGTAAGGAGCACGACTCGAAACCTTGGGGTTGGCGAGCGGTCTCTCCCTACATCGAGACCGTCCTGCTCATCTGTATCCTCACTTACGTACGGCAGCTCGCCGCCGGAATCCTTGAGGATCGAGCTCGTTACACCCTCTTCTTTATCGCCCCCTGCTACTCGGTTTGGCGGGGCGGGCTCATCTCCGGCTGCCTTGCACTGGTCGCCACCTGCTACATCGGAACCTATTTCTTCCTCCCGCCGGATCGAACCCATGCCATCGAGGATATCGGGGACGCTCTCAGCATGCTCCTGTACCTCGGCGTCGGGCTCGTCATCGTGCTCCTGGGCGAAAAAGAAAGAGCCGAGCGCCGCCAGGTGCTTGAGCGCGATAAGGAGCTCGTCATCGCCCACGCCCAGCTGGCCGAGGCGAACGAAAAGCTGGAGCAAGCCGTCGCCCGACGCACGGCTCAGCTCGAAGAGCTCCGCCAGTGGGCAGCGGATGAACTTTAG
- a CDS encoding MOSC domain-containing protein, with the protein MEGVVTAVSRSEVHEFSKPACVSVRLIAGLGVEGDAHCGSTVKHRSRVARDPSQPNLRQVHLIHSELHDELRLAGFEVAPGGMGENITTRGIDLLGLPTGAVLYLGSDAVVEVTGLRNPCAQIDRFQSGLLAAVLGRDHDGNLIRKAGVMGVVLVGGEVSAGDPIWVEFPSGEWSPLQVV; encoded by the coding sequence ATGGAAGGGGTCGTCACCGCGGTAAGCCGCAGCGAAGTGCACGAGTTCAGCAAACCGGCCTGCGTCAGCGTCCGGCTCATCGCCGGTTTGGGGGTGGAGGGGGACGCTCACTGTGGGAGCACGGTGAAGCATCGCTCCCGGGTAGCCCGCGATCCCAGCCAGCCGAACCTGCGCCAGGTGCACTTGATTCATTCGGAGCTGCACGACGAGCTGCGGCTCGCTGGGTTTGAGGTGGCTCCGGGTGGGATGGGGGAGAACATCACCACGAGGGGGATCGACCTTTTGGGGTTGCCGACGGGCGCCGTGCTTTACCTGGGTTCGGATGCCGTGGTGGAGGTCACCGGCCTCCGAAACCCGTGCGCGCAGATCGACCGGTTTCAGTCGGGGCTCTTGGCGGCGGTGCTGGGTCGGGACCACGATGGGAATCTGATCCGCAAGGCGGGGGTGATGGGAGTCGTGCTCGTCGGCGGAGAGGTGAGCGCGGGAGACCCGATTTGGGTGGAATTTCCCTCGGGCGAATGGAGCCCTCTGCAGGTGGTCTGA
- a CDS encoding M14 family metallopeptidase — translation MTTAVAMLCLGLAPVSAIQEGWPQSRAVRTDYRETSTYRDVIDFIEALQRKGAPISVEYFGLSKEARRMPLVIAARPMVASPAEARRTGKPIIYVQANIHAGEVEGKEAAMAILSRVCQEPHGLLDKVILLVDPIYNIDGNEKFGPQARNRPEQNGPELVGVRASGEGFDLNRDGMKAESLEFRAVLERIWNRWDPDVMMDLHTTDGTRHGYDLTYSPPLNPNTPPAILKFSRDEMLPAIRRQMRQQYNLPLFDYGDATTRDKKPAWTTFGEGGRYMTNYAGIRNRIGILSEAATYIPFRERVVATDRFVTAVLDYVEKNSRRVVELTRGADAEVSAFETTQPELGVRFEMASRGEEETLLEPPPAAGKRRPETGRPASLIKVKMPIYDRFAATRKSKVPAAYLIPETETKIVELLRRQGVVVERFVAPATVDGQRFTVREAKIASQPFQGHRLIEINGAFAPEQATVRPGAFLVRMDQPLGVLIFNLLEPESVDGVVAWGFLSRDPRVGDSYPVLKAFRPVNAVTERLP, via the coding sequence GTGACTACTGCCGTTGCCATGCTTTGCTTGGGGCTTGCGCCCGTTTCCGCGATCCAGGAGGGGTGGCCTCAGAGTCGGGCGGTGCGGACGGACTATCGGGAGACGTCGACGTATCGGGACGTGATCGATTTCATCGAGGCGCTGCAGCGGAAGGGGGCGCCGATCTCGGTGGAGTACTTCGGGCTGAGCAAGGAGGCGAGGCGGATGCCGCTCGTCATCGCGGCACGGCCGATGGTGGCGTCTCCGGCGGAGGCTCGGCGGACGGGGAAGCCGATTATCTACGTTCAAGCGAATATCCACGCCGGCGAAGTGGAGGGGAAGGAGGCGGCGATGGCAATTCTCTCCCGCGTTTGCCAGGAACCTCATGGCCTCCTCGACAAGGTGATCTTGCTCGTCGATCCGATCTACAACATCGACGGTAACGAGAAGTTCGGCCCCCAAGCAAGGAATCGACCCGAGCAGAACGGTCCGGAACTGGTCGGAGTGCGCGCGAGCGGTGAGGGATTCGATCTTAACCGGGACGGAATGAAGGCGGAGTCGCTGGAGTTCCGGGCGGTGCTGGAGCGGATCTGGAACCGATGGGACCCGGACGTGATGATGGACCTCCACACCACCGACGGAACCCGGCACGGGTACGACCTCACCTACTCGCCGCCGCTGAACCCAAACACCCCACCAGCCATCCTCAAATTCAGCCGGGACGAGATGCTGCCCGCCATCCGCCGGCAGATGCGCCAGCAATATAACCTCCCGCTGTTCGACTACGGCGACGCCACCACTCGCGACAAGAAGCCGGCGTGGACGACCTTTGGGGAGGGCGGACGGTACATGACCAACTACGCGGGGATTCGGAACCGGATCGGAATCCTCTCGGAAGCGGCCACCTACATTCCGTTCAGGGAGCGGGTGGTGGCCACCGACCGGTTTGTCACCGCCGTTCTAGATTACGTGGAGAAGAATTCGCGGCGCGTGGTCGAGCTGACGCGGGGAGCGGACGCCGAGGTGTCGGCCTTCGAGACGACTCAGCCGGAACTCGGCGTTCGCTTCGAGATGGCTTCGCGAGGGGAGGAGGAGACGCTGCTCGAGCCGCCTCCCGCCGCGGGCAAGCGCCGACCCGAGACCGGGCGGCCGGCGAGCCTGATCAAGGTGAAGATGCCGATTTATGACCGCTTTGCCGCCACTCGTAAGTCGAAGGTTCCGGCGGCGTACCTGATTCCGGAAACGGAAACGAAGATCGTGGAGCTGCTTCGCCGCCAAGGGGTGGTCGTGGAACGGTTTGTCGCGCCGGCTACGGTCGACGGTCAGCGGTTTACCGTGCGGGAAGCGAAGATCGCCTCCCAGCCATTTCAGGGGCACCGCCTCATCGAGATTAACGGCGCTTTCGCTCCCGAGCAGGCGACGGTTCGTCCGGGTGCGTTCTTGGTGCGAATGGACCAGCCGCTCGGAGTATTAATCTTCAACCTGCTGGAACCGGAGAGCGTCGACGGGGTTGTCGCTTGGGGATTCCTTAGCCGCGATCCGCGAGTCGGGGACAGCTATCCGGTCTTAAAGGCGTTTCGGCCGGTCAATGCGGTCACGGAGCGGTTGCCGTAA
- the erpA gene encoding iron-sulfur cluster insertion protein ErpA, which translates to MITLTERAATELRDLINGQEKQNAALRVWVAGGGCSGLQYGMALDDNDPEAEDKIFEQSGIKVYVDPISLNYMDGASVDYVDDVLGGGFKVENPNATSSCGCGSSFKTDGSGAASGGGCGSCSSR; encoded by the coding sequence ATGATCACCCTGACGGAACGGGCAGCGACCGAGCTGCGAGATTTGATCAACGGCCAAGAGAAGCAGAACGCAGCGCTCCGAGTGTGGGTCGCCGGCGGCGGCTGCTCTGGCCTGCAGTACGGCATGGCGCTGGACGACAACGATCCCGAAGCCGAAGACAAGATTTTCGAGCAGTCCGGCATCAAGGTTTACGTCGATCCGATCAGCTTGAACTACATGGACGGCGCATCGGTCGACTACGTCGACGACGTGCTGGGCGGCGGCTTCAAAGTTGAGAACCCCAACGCAACCTCGAGCTGCGGATGCGGTTCCAGCTTCAAAACCGACGGCAGCGGCGCTGCCAGCGGCGGCGGCTGCGGTTCTTGCAGCAGCCGTTAA
- a CDS encoding MGH1-like glycoside hydrolase domain-containing protein produces the protein MPLCSIIAAVLLSGYVKPAPRVRIGNFLLAAPVGIAFVRNDAEGFVIDTGAAYVAGTAAPDDSYHRQRFRLGNAKIDFEWMRSGDGAFGRFTSDAAIDIPLRLSSGWPDFTSNFTPVDEGVDGATGGRTVWSLRTSPAPIRNSGTEVVLRVTPGAPATFTAGFIGRSPLKTDLASQAARYAATRPSAGGDWGDFVGAIADNLNNSRTYSADNGRLAYSVSRRWAGGNPNNGPYFCWDSFFNAALGCLDDPVMARDTVRAILNWQTPEGLVPNFGHWTFADKRSSDDRSQPPVGALCVWKIQQRFPDMAFLREVYPRLVRWHEWWREARDGNKNGLLEWGSSTGGWQEAQWETGWDDNLHFAGTRMMGTSMNADAVDLSSMWSMDAQYLALLATSLGRKSDAEQFRKEQLEMNANINAHLWNPRLGLYCSRLWHPERPVPVSLGPFTASFFSDEALGKEAARRTDRVVDFDWNGKPPMSGVDGSHWSARWSGNFIAPKAGRYRFSVTSDDGVRLLLGWRKILEDWTVHAPSQREAEVSLKAGEAKPIVIEYYQHDGGSSLRLSAARIEAGRPEDAFLTRVTPMNFYPLIAGVPNAERGQQVMAKLTDPKRFWGKWAIPTLSYDDLNYHEQQYWRGDVWGPVNYLLMQGIQRYASPAQRAELGRRSVSLFMGPWTRSGICSENYLSTTGEPGGDPHYTWGALLDLVGIESIVDVTPDGYIALNGAGSITVHLKRIPIQGKRYDINTRPGYAELRLGGRIVLIARHDVARMKL, from the coding sequence ATGCCACTCTGTTCCATCATCGCCGCGGTTTTGCTTTCAGGCTACGTCAAGCCGGCCCCTCGGGTTCGAATCGGCAACTTCCTGCTCGCCGCTCCGGTCGGGATCGCTTTCGTTAGAAACGACGCGGAAGGGTTCGTGATCGACACGGGCGCGGCGTACGTGGCCGGGACCGCGGCGCCCGACGACTCGTACCACCGGCAGAGATTTCGCCTGGGAAACGCGAAGATCGACTTTGAGTGGATGCGCAGTGGCGACGGTGCATTTGGCCGATTTACCTCTGACGCGGCGATCGATATTCCGCTACGTCTCAGCTCGGGCTGGCCAGATTTCACGAGCAACTTCACGCCGGTCGACGAGGGTGTGGACGGAGCCACGGGTGGGCGAACCGTGTGGTCTCTGCGGACGTCGCCGGCTCCGATCAGAAACTCGGGGACCGAAGTCGTTCTTCGAGTGACGCCGGGGGCTCCCGCCACCTTCACTGCCGGGTTCATCGGGCGATCGCCCTTGAAAACGGATCTGGCTTCGCAAGCCGCCCGGTACGCGGCGACGCGTCCGTCGGCGGGCGGGGATTGGGGCGACTTCGTGGGCGCGATCGCCGATAACTTGAATAACAGCCGCACGTACAGCGCAGACAACGGACGCCTGGCCTATTCGGTCAGTCGCCGCTGGGCTGGCGGCAATCCGAACAACGGGCCTTACTTCTGTTGGGATAGCTTCTTCAACGCGGCGCTCGGATGCCTAGATGACCCGGTGATGGCGCGCGACACCGTGCGCGCGATCTTGAATTGGCAGACTCCGGAAGGGCTTGTGCCGAATTTTGGCCACTGGACTTTTGCCGACAAACGAAGCAGCGACGACCGATCTCAGCCGCCCGTGGGCGCGCTTTGCGTCTGGAAAATTCAGCAGCGTTTCCCCGATATGGCATTCCTTCGCGAGGTCTATCCGCGCTTGGTGCGGTGGCACGAGTGGTGGCGAGAGGCGCGGGACGGCAATAAGAACGGGCTGCTGGAGTGGGGCAGCTCGACGGGAGGATGGCAAGAGGCGCAGTGGGAAACCGGTTGGGACGACAACCTCCACTTCGCCGGAACGCGGATGATGGGAACGTCGATGAACGCGGACGCGGTTGATTTGAGCTCGATGTGGTCGATGGATGCCCAGTATCTCGCGCTACTAGCAACTTCGCTTGGCCGAAAATCGGATGCCGAACAGTTTCGAAAAGAACAGTTGGAGATGAATGCGAACATCAACGCGCATCTCTGGAATCCGCGGCTCGGCCTTTACTGCAGCCGGCTCTGGCACCCGGAGCGGCCCGTGCCCGTTTCTCTGGGTCCGTTTACCGCATCGTTCTTTTCGGACGAGGCACTGGGGAAAGAGGCTGCCCGTCGCACCGATCGGGTGGTCGACTTCGACTGGAACGGCAAGCCGCCCATGTCTGGCGTCGATGGGAGCCACTGGAGCGCCCGATGGAGCGGAAATTTTATAGCGCCGAAGGCGGGCCGGTATCGGTTCTCGGTCACTTCCGACGACGGGGTGCGACTCCTTCTGGGATGGCGAAAGATTCTCGAGGATTGGACGGTCCATGCGCCAAGTCAACGTGAAGCCGAGGTGTCCCTAAAAGCAGGGGAGGCGAAGCCGATTGTTATCGAGTACTACCAGCACGACGGCGGGTCTTCTCTTCGCCTCAGCGCCGCACGAATCGAGGCGGGTCGACCGGAAGACGCGTTCCTGACGCGAGTGACGCCGATGAACTTCTATCCGCTGATCGCGGGCGTGCCGAATGCCGAGCGGGGCCAGCAGGTGATGGCGAAGCTGACGGATCCGAAGCGATTCTGGGGGAAGTGGGCCATTCCGACCCTTTCCTACGACGACCTGAATTACCACGAGCAGCAGTATTGGCGAGGGGACGTGTGGGGGCCGGTGAACTACCTACTGATGCAGGGTATCCAGCGGTACGCGAGCCCCGCGCAGCGGGCGGAGCTCGGTCGGAGGAGCGTCAGCCTGTTCATGGGACCGTGGACGAGGTCGGGTATTTGCAGCGAGAACTATCTCAGCACCACGGGGGAGCCGGGCGGGGATCCTCATTACACATGGGGGGCGCTGCTGGATCTGGTCGGGATCGAGAGCATCGTGGATGTGACGCCGGACGGCTACATCGCTTTGAACGGCGCGGGCTCGATCACCGTTCACCTAAAGCGAATTCCGATCCAAGGCAAACGGTACGACATCAACACTCGGCCGGGATATGCCGAGCTTAGGTTGGGTGGGAGGATCGTTCTGATCGCACGTCACGATGTCGCGCGCATGAAACTGTAG
- a CDS encoding cation diffusion facilitator family transporter — MLSLVVTTAFVAGEAIAGYAAHSLALLSDAGHNASDALALGLAAYAIWISKRPANSKKTYGYHRANILIALFNAASLVVIGVVILVEAWRLVRTPKPAEGTLMIWVAGVSVLMNTVIAWLLSGGAKESLNMRAAFVHMAGDALSAVAVVVAGLVVKRTGWVYADPLVSALIAVFILYTAWGIVRDATDILLESAPKGLDFDKMVRAMGRVKDVKSVHDVHAWTVSDGMNYLSCHVELPEGTPIEKCSEVVRELNELLAHEFGIAHATIQTELAGSCIHQHEASVLCDESVARHEGHK; from the coding sequence GTGCTTTCACTTGTAGTCACCACGGCATTCGTGGCTGGCGAGGCGATCGCGGGATACGCGGCGCATAGCCTGGCTCTCTTGTCCGATGCGGGGCACAACGCCAGCGACGCGCTGGCGCTTGGGCTAGCCGCCTATGCGATCTGGATTTCAAAGCGGCCGGCAAATAGCAAGAAAACGTATGGCTACCACCGTGCGAACATCCTTATCGCTCTATTCAATGCGGCTAGCCTCGTAGTCATCGGCGTGGTCATCCTAGTCGAGGCGTGGCGGTTGGTTCGTACGCCAAAGCCCGCGGAAGGCACGCTGATGATTTGGGTGGCGGGAGTGTCGGTTCTCATGAACACCGTCATTGCTTGGCTCTTAAGCGGCGGGGCCAAAGAGAGCCTCAATATGCGGGCGGCATTTGTTCACATGGCGGGGGACGCTCTTTCGGCCGTGGCGGTGGTCGTTGCCGGCCTAGTCGTGAAACGGACCGGGTGGGTTTACGCGGATCCGCTGGTTTCGGCTCTGATCGCCGTCTTCATCCTCTATACCGCGTGGGGAATCGTGCGGGATGCGACGGACATCTTGCTCGAGAGCGCGCCGAAGGGGTTGGATTTCGACAAGATGGTAAGGGCGATGGGACGGGTGAAGGACGTGAAGTCGGTGCACGACGTCCACGCCTGGACCGTCTCCGACGGAATGAATTACCTCTCGTGCCACGTCGAGCTACCAGAGGGGACACCTATCGAAAAGTGTAGCGAGGTAGTCCGGGAGCTTAACGAGCTTCTCGCCCACGAATTCGGAATCGCTCACGCGACCATCCAAACCGAATTGGCGGGCTCGTGCATTCACCAACACGAGGCGTCCGTGCTCTGCGACGAGAGCGTCGCCCGCCACGAAGGGCATAAGTAG
- a CDS encoding outer membrane beta-barrel protein: MMLAIFSSISIISAQAADDLFKDVTFSGHADLYYQFDFNKPGSRTDLAWRQFDVKHDQFALAALQFNISKAPKEGSPFGFTLSVAAGKNQDIIHAAEPGGKDTYKYIQQAYVTYAVSKTGATVDIGKFLTWIGLEGIVTPGNDLYSLSNVFFVCQPIYHMGVRATSPLGKGVTGGLYLVNGWNEVEDSNGAKSYGASLSGTVGSKTNVSLNYYGGVEGASTINGFFGAPAGQTSVHLGDLVLTHQLTPNIKLAVNADYGTSKAVDPGDPSGNFRGIAAYVRDQVSSKVGVALRYDTVSDPDGLRTGGNTRLGSLTAMVEYAVNPNALFRLELRADNSNRDLFASDSGAKNKRTTLTLAHLIKF; the protein is encoded by the coding sequence ATGATGCTCGCAATTTTCTCGTCGATCAGCATCATCAGCGCGCAAGCGGCGGATGACCTATTCAAGGACGTGACCTTCAGCGGTCACGCCGATCTCTACTACCAGTTCGACTTCAACAAGCCGGGCTCCCGCACCGACCTGGCCTGGCGTCAGTTCGATGTGAAGCATGACCAGTTCGCGTTGGCGGCGCTACAGTTCAACATCTCGAAAGCTCCCAAAGAGGGGAGTCCCTTCGGGTTCACTCTAAGCGTCGCCGCGGGGAAGAATCAGGACATCATTCACGCGGCCGAGCCCGGTGGCAAAGACACCTACAAGTACATCCAGCAGGCTTACGTCACCTACGCCGTTTCCAAAACCGGCGCGACCGTCGACATCGGTAAGTTCCTGACCTGGATCGGCCTGGAGGGAATCGTTACCCCTGGTAACGATCTGTACTCGCTCTCCAACGTCTTCTTTGTTTGCCAGCCGATCTACCACATGGGCGTCCGGGCAACCAGCCCACTTGGAAAGGGAGTGACCGGCGGTCTCTACCTGGTCAACGGCTGGAACGAGGTCGAAGACTCCAACGGCGCGAAGAGCTACGGCGCTTCGTTGTCCGGTACCGTAGGTTCAAAAACCAATGTTAGCTTGAACTACTACGGCGGTGTCGAGGGGGCTTCCACCATCAACGGGTTCTTCGGAGCTCCCGCGGGACAGACCTCCGTTCACCTCGGAGATCTGGTGCTAACCCACCAGCTCACTCCGAACATCAAGCTCGCCGTCAATGCCGACTACGGCACTTCGAAGGCTGTAGATCCGGGCGATCCTTCCGGCAACTTCCGCGGCATTGCCGCTTACGTACGGGATCAGGTCTCGTCGAAGGTCGGCGTCGCCCTTCGCTACGACACCGTTTCCGACCCGGACGGCCTCCGCACCGGCGGCAACACCCGGCTCGGATCGCTAACCGCGATGGTCGAGTACGCCGTTAACCCGAACGCGCTGTTCCGCCTGGAACTCCGCGCCGACAACTCCAACCGCGACCTCTTCGCCTCCGACTCCGGTGCGAAGAACAAGCGAACGACCCTCACCCTCGCCCACCTGATCAAATTCTGA
- a CDS encoding ammonium transporter, translating into MPIRTVTPAERIKLGATVLGGKFLGLALLFLLLAGGSALITPAHAAETYTAHETTIFNSINTAWTLLGAFLVFGMQAGFVMLEAGFARQKETVNVLMECIFDTCLCGFLFWAFGYAFMFAEGNAFIGTQWFFLNGAPDTYLTTGIPILAHWIFQFAFADTCSTITSGAMIGRTSFRGDILYSIAVTGFIYPILGHWCWGPGGLLATMGSKDHFLPSIGTGFLDFAGSTVVHTIGGVISLAGAIALGPRVGRIFARDDKARGGMPPPHNLTVAAVGGFLLWFGWYGFNPGSTLSAMDAQGIGRVAANTTLAACAGGMAAMLVALWFGPTKGKFDLGFTVNGFLGGLVAITCPCYWVNPLGSILLGLVAGVVVFFGVNYIEWLRIDDPVGAVTVHGFCGIWGTISLGLFACGKYGVTGPTGADDSSPVKGLFYGGGPTVLIAQIIGSAVITILTFLIAIVIMKALRALPHPWNLRVEPEGETGPGGLDVFEHGIEAYPAQA; encoded by the coding sequence GTGCCGATTCGCACGGTAACTCCGGCCGAACGGATTAAACTCGGCGCCACCGTTTTAGGCGGCAAGTTCCTCGGCCTCGCCCTGCTGTTCTTGCTCCTCGCCGGCGGTTCGGCGCTCATTACGCCCGCTCACGCCGCCGAAACGTATACCGCCCACGAAACGACGATCTTCAACTCGATCAACACCGCGTGGACCTTGCTCGGCGCCTTCCTGGTGTTCGGCATGCAAGCGGGATTCGTCATGCTCGAGGCCGGCTTCGCCCGCCAGAAAGAGACGGTCAACGTTTTGATGGAGTGTATTTTCGACACCTGTCTTTGCGGTTTCCTCTTCTGGGCATTCGGCTACGCCTTCATGTTCGCCGAAGGGAACGCGTTTATCGGAACCCAATGGTTCTTCCTAAACGGCGCGCCCGACACCTATCTCACGACCGGTATCCCGATTCTGGCCCACTGGATCTTCCAGTTCGCATTCGCCGACACCTGCTCGACGATCACATCGGGCGCGATGATCGGCCGGACCAGCTTCCGCGGCGACATCCTTTACAGCATCGCGGTGACCGGCTTCATCTATCCGATTCTCGGCCACTGGTGCTGGGGCCCGGGCGGACTGCTCGCCACGATGGGATCGAAGGATCACTTCCTCCCCTCGATCGGAACCGGCTTCCTCGACTTCGCCGGATCGACGGTCGTTCATACGATCGGCGGCGTGATCTCACTGGCCGGCGCCATCGCTCTAGGCCCTCGCGTGGGCAGGATTTTCGCCCGCGACGACAAGGCTCGCGGTGGTATGCCGCCTCCCCATAACCTCACGGTAGCGGCGGTCGGCGGCTTCCTGCTCTGGTTCGGCTGGTACGGATTTAACCCAGGCAGCACCCTTTCGGCGATGGATGCCCAGGGAATCGGCCGGGTCGCGGCAAACACCACGTTGGCGGCTTGCGCCGGCGGGATGGCGGCCATGCTGGTCGCGCTTTGGTTCGGACCGACGAAGGGCAAGTTCGACTTGGGCTTTACGGTGAACGGATTCCTGGGCGGACTCGTGGCAATCACCTGTCCCTGCTACTGGGTGAACCCGCTCGGGTCGATCCTCTTGGGACTCGTCGCGGGAGTCGTCGTATTCTTCGGCGTCAACTACATCGAGTGGCTACGGATCGACGACCCGGTTGGAGCGGTGACCGTTCACGGCTTCTGCGGAATCTGGGGAACGATTTCCCTCGGCCTCTTCGCCTGCGGAAAATATGGCGTGACCGGGCCTACCGGGGCGGACGATTCGTCGCCGGTTAAGGGTCTCTTCTACGGCGGCGGCCCGACGGTGTTGATCGCCCAAATCATCGGAAGCGCGGTGATCACGATCCTCACGTTCCTCATCGCCATTGTGATTATGAAGGCGCTCCGGGCATTGCCCCATCCTTGGAACCTCCGCGTGGAACCGGAGGGAGAAACCGGTCCCGGCGGACTGGACGTGTTCGAGCACGGCATCGAGGCGTACCCCGCCCAGGCTTAG
- a CDS encoding P-II family nitrogen regulator produces MYKIEAIIRPHLLEAVREALTDLHVVGITASDCRGSGSQRGVTHSFRGSQYGAGLSPRVRLEIVVTNAQLESIVDAIQKAAYTGEVGDGKIWVTALHEVVRIRTNERGDAALDV; encoded by the coding sequence ATGTATAAAATCGAAGCGATCATTCGCCCCCATCTGTTAGAGGCCGTGAGGGAGGCACTCACCGATCTTCATGTCGTCGGTATCACCGCAAGCGACTGCCGTGGCAGCGGTAGCCAGAGGGGCGTAACCCATTCGTTCCGCGGCTCGCAATATGGCGCCGGCCTTTCCCCCCGGGTCCGTCTCGAGATCGTCGTGACGAACGCTCAGCTCGAGTCGATCGTGGACGCAATTCAGAAGGCGGCTTACACCGGCGAAGTTGGCGACGGCAAGATCTGGGTTACGGCCCTCCACGAGGTGGTCCGGATTCGTACCAACGAGCGAGGCGACGCCGCGCTCGACGTTTAG
- a CDS encoding ammonium transporter, giving the protein MFKSRPFAAFVAATLCTSALAQAPTTPAAPAINWTDTLWVIIAAALVLLMTPALALFYGGMVRRKNVLSTFLHSFIMLGIVSILWLVIGYSIAFGKSGNGWIGNPMEFFGGAGISMKAPYPYFSPAGTIPAGAFMLFQMMFAIITPALISGAIAERMKFSGYVMFTTLWSLLIYGPIACWVWNPGGWLFQKGALDFAGGTVVHLASGVSALAACMVLGRRRALDHKEPILPNNLTTTLLGAGLLWFGWIGFNAGSALAVGDLALSAFTGTHVAAAAGMLGWLVCEKIRYGKPTALGAASGLVAGLVAITPGAGFLTPMSAILVGFVVGAICCMAVGLKHKFGFDDSLDVVGVHGVGGLLGAICTGIFASVEINPLVADALKTNGGRGGLILTQLIAVAVVGAFAFVGTLLLMKLTQAVVGVRATEEDESTGLDIALHGEAGYNL; this is encoded by the coding sequence ATGTTCAAGTCTCGACCCTTTGCCGCCTTTGTCGCGGCAACGCTTTGCACCTCGGCGTTGGCCCAAGCGCCGACTACTCCGGCGGCTCCGGCCATTAATTGGACCGACACCCTCTGGGTGATCATCGCGGCGGCGCTCGTCCTGTTGATGACTCCGGCACTGGCGCTCTTTTACGGCGGAATGGTGCGTCGCAAGAACGTGCTCAGCACCTTCTTACACTCGTTCATCATGCTGGGAATCGTCAGCATTCTCTGGCTGGTGATCGGTTACTCCATCGCGTTCGGTAAGAGCGGCAACGGATGGATCGGCAATCCGATGGAATTCTTTGGCGGCGCCGGCATCTCGATGAAGGCGCCGTATCCGTATTTCAGCCCAGCGGGAACGATTCCGGCGGGAGCGTTCATGCTTTTCCAGATGATGTTCGCCATCATCACCCCTGCCCTTATCTCCGGCGCGATCGCGGAGCGGATGAAGTTTTCCGGCTACGTGATGTTCACCACGCTCTGGTCGCTCCTTATCTACGGGCCGATCGCGTGCTGGGTGTGGAACCCGGGTGGTTGGCTGTTCCAGAAGGGAGCGCTCGACTTTGCGGGGGGCACTGTCGTTCACCTTGCCAGCGGCGTCTCGGCGTTGGCCGCTTGTATGGTGCTCGGCCGGCGGCGCGCGCTCGACCATAAAGAGCCGATCCTGCCGAACAATCTGACGACGACTTTGCTCGGCGCCGGCCTCCTTTGGTTCGGTTGGATCGGGTTCAACGCGGGCTCCGCGTTGGCGGTTGGCGACCTGGCGCTGTCGGCGTTTACCGGAACCCATGTCGCGGCGGCGGCGGGAATGCTGGGGTGGCTGGTTTGCGAGAAGATTCGCTACGGTAAGCCGACCGCGCTGGGCGCGGCATCGGGGCTGGTGGCGGGCCTGGTGGCAATCACGCCGGGGGCCGGTTTTCTTACCCCGATGTCGGCGATTCTCGTCGGCTTCGTCGTGGGAGCGATCTGCTGCATGGCCGTCGGTCTGAAGCACAAGTTCGGCTTCGACGACTCGCTCGACGTGGTGGGGGTGCACGGCGTCGGAGGGCTGCTGGGCGCGATCTGCACCGGGATTTTCGCCAGCGTGGAGATCAACCCGCTCGTGGCGGACGCTTTAAAGACAAACGGCGGAAGGGGCGGACTCATTCTCACCCAACTCATCGCCGTCGCCGTGGTGGGGGCTTTCGCTTTCGTCGGTACTCTCCTTCTTATGAAGCTTACGCAGGCAGTGGTCGGGGTTCGCGCCACGGAGGAAGACGAGTCGACCGGTCTCGACATCGCGTTGCACGGGGAGGCGGGCTACAACCTGTAA